Part of the Triticum aestivum cultivar Chinese Spring chromosome 4D, IWGSC CS RefSeq v2.1, whole genome shotgun sequence genome is shown below.
CTCGGTGAAAAACATGTCACAGAAACATTCAAACTGACATGTGGTCCCGCTGGACCCAGTTGTCAGTAAATTTTTCAAATTATTTGttaatttttaaaaaataattatATGGTGCGCTATGTTTACAGAGTGCTGCCACATATCGCTCGGTATACGTCCGTTGattggaagctgacctgtgggcccagGAGCCCCACATGGCAGTTGAGCTTTTGCCGGGTGTTATGGTCCTCGGAAAAGAGTCGCACTACTGTATAGTAGTTAAAGTGCTCAGGTGATCACTTTTTCGAGAGGGGCCCTCGGAAAAGTGGCACTACAGTAGCTAAATTGCTCAGGCGACCCCTTTTCCGAGAGGTGCCCTCGGAAAAGAGTGTGTTTCTGAGTGTCGCTCTCGGAAATATGTCCCATTGCTTCTGTTGTGAAGTTGTTTCTTATATAATCCCCTGCAACTGAAAACAACAAGTGCATTTTTTGTCTATATATTCAGCGTAGAAAATGTTCACATAAGCATAACTCTTCACATAGGCCAATGTTTCACATAAGCAACACATCACACACATAGGCACAATTTAAAGTAGTTCACATAAGCATAGCTCTTCACATAGGCCAATGTTTCATACAGTACACATCACACACAAGTTAACTTATGAAACTTCACTACATGCAAAACACATGCACATCAAATAGAAGTTCAGATCTGCATACACCgccttgaggaggaggaggggcatcaTTTCCACCGCCGTGGCGGACGCGCAACCCCTTCGTTGGCGCGCTGATGACGAGGCCATTCGTGGCCCGTCTGTTGAGTGTATGGCGGTGTGTGTCCGCCGTGCGAGGCATAGGGCATGGGAGGCCATAGCAACCCTCGTGGCTGACGTCGGCGAGGCAGTGTGTGTAATTGTATAACCACCAAGTGGTCAAAATCATCTACGAGTGTTATTTATTAAAAATCTAGCTGCATGCCCAACTTAAAACTGTACATGGTTTGCATCTTGAATCATCAGATTTGTCGTCGGGGTAGCCTTAATCGGGAGGAGTCAGCTTGCCGGCCATCGATCGATCCTCCCAGTCCCTATTCAAGGCTTCAAGCTGGATGGATCACAAATCGTTGCTTCGTCTTGGATCGGTGTGTGCGTGGATATTTATGTAGCAGATTGGGGCGATGGATCCGAGCTGGATGAAATCTTATAGCAGTGGGACTCGGAGTCAAAGGGGATCAACCCAGGTACCGACCCGGGTACGGGTCGATGAAGACTTTGACGTGGCGCGAGCGAGCGAAAGATCACATACCAAGGGAGCCGCGAGGGCTCTGACGCAATAACTCAAAAGAAAAAAGTGTCACACAAAGTGACACTATCCTGACATTTTTACAATTAAAATTGTCATCTGAAAAAAAATAAAACCCCAAAAAGCTAAAACTTGCCATCAAACAGAAAATTATCATGCTTCGCAACTGAAATTGTCATCCCCTGGtaactaaagttgccataaaaaTGTCAGAGCGAAATTGTTTCGTGCCACAAGTGTGGCATTTATCAGGATCCCGCAATAAACGTTTCCTTCCATCGAAGCACACATGCACGCAGcgcaaaggaaaaataaaaaatagtatGTGAGCGACTGAGCGATCAATTTTTCTTACAAacgctcatacatacgcacataTACTTAGTGACAAAGGCATGCAAAAGATTGAGATGTGGCGGAGCTGATAAAACACAAGAATGGTAGAGCACTAGAGTATactacctctgtaccaaaatatGAAACGTTTTGGTAGTTCAATTTAaactacaaaaacgtcttatattttggtacggagggagtacttaatagGCTACCCCTACAAAAGAAACTTAGTAGTCGGCAGCATCAATATTTCTTTTCAACTCGAATTGCAATTTCTATTCAAAAACATTTCATTATGTATTTCTTCTACGGCGACATTTCCATCCATACTCGCCCTCATAGCCTTGCCGTTCCTCGCTGCGTTGTGCCACCACGTTTCACTATGTTCGTCATGGCACCGCCCTCCCCTAATAATGGCAATAATAGCCAACGGAGGCCTATGAGTCTCCACACTGAATCGAGGCGCGTCGATCGGCAAAGATGGGTGTTTTTTCTGACTCTCGCTTCCCAATTCTCCTTACTGGTTATCCTCGTCGTCGCCGCGTCGGCTAATGAGGGACACGATTGCGATGGAGATTGGGTGGTGCCGGCGGTGGGGTGTGAGGGACGGAAGAGGGTGGATTGGATAGTGGGGTGGGGTGGATGGGAGAGAAGGATGGAGTGGGCGGCAGAGTGGGTGGGACGATAGAGTGGGACTCAGTTAGGTTTTCCACATACTATTATACTACCGACTGCGTCAAGATTCACACTGAGAGACTACGTGGGCTTTAGAGTTGTTAATGAACCAACCCATTAAGTGACATCAAGTCAAATagtttttgcaaaacaaaaaacatttttgaaaattgGGAACCATTTTTGAATTTCCTGATTTTTGTTTGGCAAACATGcatattttttgaagaaaaaactatTTTTTAAAATGGAAACAATTTTAGAAACTCCCGAGTTTTTTCAGAAAAAGGGAACAATTCTTGAAAATCCATACACctttctaaaaataaaaaaacacaaagTTCCTGCataaattttgaaaacatgaacattttctgaaaatgtaATGCCTCACATTTTTTGAAAAAACATGAGAACATTACATTTTGGGGGAAAACAACTATTTTGGTAAttccaaacatttttaaaatttcagCATTTTTTAACAAAATCTTTTTTTAAACGTTAAGAATAAATCCGAAGATAAGAAAGAAAAATAGAACCCCCCGCCCCcatagaaaaacagaaaaacagaaagaaaaacagaaaaccggACCGAAACCCTTTAGAAGGTTCCCAAATCCGGTAAAAACTGGATATGAACGTTTTTGGATAGTTCCTAAAATCAGATTCACGTAGCTGCAAAATAAGCCAATCCAAATGTCGCTCGCTCAGTCGAACGGTTGTGTGAAGCCTTGCCAATTTAACCCATAATAATGCATCAAAATAGGGATTACTAATTTTTCTAGGCAGGTTTATTTAAGCACAAAAACATGAATAGAGcatgaacactttttaaaagaTTCTTCATCATGTTTTTTCTTTTCTTAAGAGGTTGCATTGTGCTTATGTTTCTGTGTTGTTTTACTGCTCGATCGAAGTTCCGTCCGCAACGCTTAATATTGATGGAAGGCTTACTTCAACATTCATCTTTGCTTCAACGCGCACACAACATTACAACATTAGTCTTCAATTCATGTTGGCATCCGCACCAAAAACCACTAAGGACGGTACATGgcaacatgcatgcatgtgttgatCCCCTTTAATTTCACTCCGacctgggctgggctgggctgggcagCGCCGTATGTCGGCTGGCACCTGTAGGCTGCTTTTACTCCGACTCCCACTGCAATTCGGTTTCATCTCGAATCGATCTCCCCACCCAACTCGGATCGATCGCGCCCCATAAATCCATCCACACACACCCGCCGACACGAAGCAACGATCTTGTGATCCATATATCCAGCTTGAACAAGGCAATCGATTGACGGCCACCTTGAAGACCGGGAGGATCCGATGGCCGATTACGGCTACcccgacggcggcggcgaagaggaGCCACCGGCTCCTCCCGCCTACGGCTAccccgacgacgacggcggcggcgagcggccgcCCTTCGTCCTCATCGATCCAGTCGCCTACTTCGCCGACCGCAAGAACTCCACCACCGCCGTCATCGATATGGAGGCCGGGGCCCCCAATCTCAGGGGCCGACTCCAGGTCACCTTctgcgccgtcgccccgccgctcGTTTCCTACTTCTGCGTCCACGCCTCCCACATGGACCACACCGAGTTCCCCGTCGAGCCCCGCATCCTGGCCACTGAGACCGACGGCGGCCTCGTCCTCCTATGCGTCGCCACCGCCGACCCCGACCATCCGATCCAGCAGTTGAGTCCCGAAAATTGCCAATACTTCGTCTACGACGCCCTCGCCCGCAAACTTCACCAACTCCCGCAACCCGGCTTCCAACACCGACTCAGCGAGCTCTCGCTCGCCATCATGCGCAAGCCCAACAAAAGCTCCAAAAACACCAGCAAGCACGTCAGCCTACGCCCCCaagaggccgaggccgaggccgactTCGTCGTTGCCGCACAATCCTACATTTTCTGGGGTAAAGAATCTCCTCACCTCTGCATCTATGATTCTGCTGTCAAGACCTGGAGCAACAAGCCGGTGGTGATGGGTTCATCATATCCAGAACACCACATCCCAAGCAAGACACTCACCATGGGAGGAAGCAATGGCACCGTGGCTTGGGTGGATCTCTGGCGCAACATCGTCTTCTGTGACGTTCTCGCCGAACGCCCCAAGCTTAGCTACCTGAATCTGCCGTCCGAACCCGGCGAGGAGGATATCAATCCAAGGTCTGTTCGCGACATTGCGGTCTTTGGCAACACCATCAAGTATGTTGCTATGCTTTTTCACCCCGTCGACACAAGCTCCTCTAAGGTACCCTCCCTTCGTTGGGTGGCCACAGCATAGAGCATCACGAAGGCCCGTCGCCATCGGTCCTGGCCAAAGAAATGGCACATGGAACGCGAGCTCGATTCCACCCATATAAAGGTT
Proteins encoded:
- the LOC123099332 gene encoding uncharacterized protein, coding for MADYGYPDGGGEEEPPAPPAYGYPDDDGGGERPPFVLIDPVAYFADRKNSTTAVIDMEAGAPNLRGRLQVTFCAVAPPLVSYFCVHASHMDHTEFPVEPRILATETDGGLVLLCVATADPDHPIQQLSPENCQYFVYDALARKLHQLPQPGFQHRLSELSLAIMRKPNKSSKNTSKHVSLRPQEAEAEADFVVAAQSYIFWGKESPHLCIYDSAVKTWSNKPVVMGSSYPEHHIPSKTLTMGGSNGTVAWVDLWRNIVFCDVLAERPKLSYLNLPSEPGEEDINPRSVRDIAVFGNTIKYVAMLFHPVDTSSSKVPSLRWVATA